The following are encoded in a window of Salinigranum halophilum genomic DNA:
- a CDS encoding NADH-quinone oxidoreductase subunit J produces the protein MATVYEMAAFLLFALVTVGSSIGVVLVRDVWHSALLLGAALLSVAVHYVMLQAEFLAAMQILVYVGGVLILITFAVMLTRTEPTDADEPEVSRT, from the coding sequence ATGGCTACCGTTTATGAAATGGCCGCGTTCTTGCTGTTCGCGCTCGTCACAGTCGGGAGCAGCATCGGCGTCGTCCTCGTGCGGGACGTCTGGCACTCCGCACTGTTGCTCGGGGCGGCGCTGTTGAGCGTCGCGGTGCACTACGTGATGTTGCAGGCGGAGTTCCTCGCCGCCATGCAGATCCTCGTCTACGTGGGCGGGGTTCTCATCCTCATCACGTTCGCCGTGATGCTGACGCGGACAGAACCGACAGACGCGGACGAACCGGAGGTGAGCCGCACATGA
- a CDS encoding complex I subunit 1/NuoH family protein, with the protein MLAEALLQSSAPLPDAIARLLGLDGLAGAVVGGLIGAFIIANLMLTMTAVAGPWAKRKITAAFTDRIAVNRIGPFGLLIIVADAVRLLSKELIVPEGVDRPAWDLAPIVLPFSALLGFAVIPFGNGIQLADPETGLAFAFAAASIASLGLVMAGYASNNKYSLLGGLRSIAQNIAYEIPLLITAASVVIFTGTLQMSGIVSAQAEPLVTVAGVTIPQWFAFVNPFAFVLFMAANMAEIGRNPFDIPEAPTEIVAGYQTEYSSVYFVLFYLGEFIHIFLGGALAAVLFLGGPAGPVLPGFVWMIIKMWAFFLFTQWCRSAVPRVRIDQLIEIGWKGMLVLSFANLVLTAIIVGVIA; encoded by the coding sequence ATGCTCGCGGAGGCGCTCTTACAGTCGAGCGCGCCGCTCCCCGACGCGATCGCGCGGCTCCTCGGGCTCGACGGTCTCGCGGGTGCCGTCGTCGGCGGCCTCATCGGAGCGTTCATCATCGCGAACCTGATGCTGACGATGACGGCCGTCGCCGGCCCCTGGGCGAAGCGGAAGATCACCGCCGCCTTCACCGACAGGATCGCCGTCAACCGTATCGGTCCGTTCGGTCTGCTCATCATCGTCGCGGACGCGGTCCGACTGCTCTCGAAGGAGCTCATCGTTCCCGAAGGCGTGGACCGGCCGGCGTGGGACCTCGCACCCATCGTCCTGCCCTTCTCGGCTCTCCTCGGGTTCGCCGTCATCCCGTTCGGGAACGGCATCCAGTTGGCCGACCCCGAGACCGGGCTGGCGTTCGCCTTCGCGGCGGCGTCGATCGCCTCACTCGGCCTGGTGATGGCGGGCTACGCATCGAACAACAAGTACTCGCTGCTCGGTGGCCTGCGCTCTATCGCACAGAACATCGCGTACGAGATTCCGCTCCTGATTACGGCCGCGTCGGTCGTCATCTTCACCGGGACGCTTCAGATGAGCGGCATCGTCTCCGCACAGGCGGAGCCGCTCGTCACCGTCGCGGGCGTGACGATTCCGCAGTGGTTCGCGTTCGTCAACCCGTTCGCGTTCGTCCTGTTCATGGCGGCGAACATGGCCGAGATCGGCCGCAACCCGTTCGACATCCCGGAGGCGCCGACCGAAATCGTCGCCGGCTACCAGACGGAGTACTCCTCGGTGTACTTCGTCCTCTTCTATCTCGGCGAGTTCATCCACATCTTCCTCGGCGGCGCGCTCGCCGCCGTGTTGTTCCTCGGCGGGCCGGCCGGCCCGGTCCTGCCGGGCTTCGTGTGGATGATCATCAAGATGTGGGCGTTCTTCCTGTTCACGCAGTGGTGCCGCTCGGCGGTGCCCCGCGTCCGCATCGACCAGCTCATCGAGATCGGCTGGAAGGGTATGCTCGTCCTTTCGTTTGCGAACCTGGTGCTCACGGCCATCATCGTGGGGGTGATCGCGTAA
- a CDS encoding NADH-quinone oxidoreductase subunit B, translating into MSSDNKPFVTDDAQVQTATRDARMAGADDRFNSTLREAFGSSPFILTKFDQFMNWVRGSSMFMLQFGIACCSIEMMHTYAVKHDLDRFGAGVPRASPRQADVIIVPGTIVSKFAPRMKRVYDQMPEPKFVIGMGSCTISGGPFQEGYNVIKGAEEVIPVDIHVPGCPPRPEALVYGVAKLQERIANGESSPVTVKPYELEQFGDLERDEIVDQLAEEIDTDDLVMRYNWGDSP; encoded by the coding sequence ATGAGCAGCGACAACAAACCGTTCGTAACCGACGACGCACAAGTACAGACCGCGACCCGGGACGCCCGGATGGCTGGGGCAGACGACCGGTTCAACTCGACGCTGCGTGAGGCGTTCGGCTCCTCGCCGTTCATTCTCACGAAGTTCGACCAGTTCATGAACTGGGTCCGCGGGTCGTCGATGTTCATGCTGCAGTTCGGTATCGCCTGCTGCAGCATCGAGATGATGCACACCTACGCCGTCAAGCACGACCTCGACCGCTTCGGTGCCGGTGTGCCGCGGGCTTCCCCGCGACAGGCGGACGTCATCATCGTCCCCGGGACCATCGTCTCGAAGTTCGCCCCGCGCATGAAGCGCGTCTACGACCAGATGCCCGAGCCGAAGTTCGTCATCGGCATGGGTTCGTGTACCATCTCCGGTGGGCCGTTCCAGGAGGGGTACAACGTCATCAAGGGCGCAGAGGAGGTCATCCCGGTCGACATCCACGTCCCGGGCTGTCCCCCGCGCCCCGAGGCGCTCGTCTACGGCGTCGCGAAGCTCCAAGAGCGCATCGCCAACGGCGAGTCCTCGCCGGTGACGGTGAAACCCTACGAACTCGAACAGTTCGGCGACCTCGAGCGCGACGAAATCGTCGACCAACTGGCCGAGGAGATCGACACCGACGACCTCGTCATGCGCTACAACTGGGGTGACTCGCCATGA
- a CDS encoding NADH-quinone oxidoreductase subunit J family protein, whose protein sequence is MKPTTRPELDLGSHLVPGLAAVALFAVMAGAFLTAQFPEPQGFPADANVTASIGYAMFNLDFGSVPAESFLVAFLVIAIALDAALDGAIILARREDDGKTVSLLTDGGRELKRTVFGDDTESESDTDADEDTGASGGDR, encoded by the coding sequence ATGAAACCAACCACACGACCCGAACTCGACCTGGGTTCGCATCTCGTTCCCGGGCTCGCGGCGGTCGCGCTGTTCGCGGTGATGGCCGGCGCGTTCCTCACCGCACAGTTCCCCGAACCACAGGGCTTCCCGGCCGACGCGAACGTCACCGCGAGCATCGGCTACGCGATGTTCAACCTCGACTTCGGCTCCGTCCCCGCGGAGTCGTTCCTCGTGGCGTTCCTCGTCATCGCCATCGCGCTCGACGCGGCGCTCGACGGGGCGATCATCCTCGCGCGTCGCGAGGACGACGGCAAGACGGTCTCGCTGCTCACCGACGGCGGGCGCGAACTGAAGCGCACCGTCTTCGGCGACGACACCGAGTCCGAATCCGACACCGACGCCGACGAGGACACAGGCGCATCCGGAGGTGACCGCTGA
- the purE gene encoding 5-(carboxyamino)imidazole ribonucleotide mutase → MTDESDLIDRLRDEAAQDRPAEETPDVGIIMGSDSDLPVMAGAYEALSELGFGEQTDFGDSPEERFTFESYVVSAHRTPDLMYAYADTAEARGLDVIVAGAGGKSADLPNMTASIAFPVPVVGVPVQEKSVDSVIGMPTGAPITAVDAGKSFNAALSAAQVLAREHDEVNERLVAFHEGQKEGVADVSRALHDLGLEGFRARSDES, encoded by the coding sequence ATGACCGACGAATCCGACCTCATCGACAGACTCCGCGACGAAGCCGCACAGGACCGCCCCGCAGAGGAGACCCCCGACGTGGGCATCATCATGGGCTCCGACTCGGACCTCCCCGTGATGGCGGGGGCGTACGAGGCACTCTCCGAACTCGGCTTCGGCGAGCAGACAGACTTCGGGGACTCCCCCGAGGAACGGTTCACCTTCGAGAGCTACGTCGTCTCCGCACACCGGACGCCCGACCTGATGTACGCCTACGCGGACACCGCGGAGGCGCGTGGCCTCGACGTCATCGTCGCCGGTGCCGGCGGCAAGAGCGCGGACCTCCCGAACATGACCGCCTCCATCGCGTTCCCGGTGCCCGTGGTGGGTGTCCCGGTTCAGGAGAAGTCCGTCGACTCCGTCATCGGGATGCCGACCGGCGCGCCCATCACCGCGGTCGACGCGGGCAAGTCGTTCAACGCCGCCCTGTCGGCCGCGCAGGTGCTCGCGCGCGAACACGACGAGGTGAACGAGCGACTCGTCGCGTTCCACGAGGGCCAGAAGGAGGGTGTCGCGGACGTCTCCCGGGCCCTCCACGACCTGGGACTCGAGGGGTTCCGCGCGCGCTCCGACGAGTCGTAG
- the nuoK gene encoding NADH-quinone oxidoreductase subunit NuoK, which produces MVPPEWYLLLSGAVFCIGLFGILTKRNALLFLMSVELMLNAANINLVAFSQFWGNVTGQTFGLFTMALAAAEVAVGIGIILVLYRNFKDVDVTVPKTMRW; this is translated from the coding sequence ATGGTGCCGCCGGAGTGGTATCTCCTGCTCTCGGGGGCGGTGTTCTGCATCGGTCTGTTCGGCATCCTGACGAAGCGCAACGCGCTGCTCTTCTTGATGTCCGTCGAGCTGATGTTGAACGCCGCGAACATCAACCTCGTCGCGTTCTCTCAGTTCTGGGGGAACGTCACGGGGCAGACGTTCGGGCTGTTCACGATGGCACTCGCAGCCGCCGAGGTGGCGGTCGGTATCGGCATCATTCTCGTACTGTACCGCAACTTCAAGGACGTCGACGTGACCGTCCCGAAGACGATGAGGTGGTAA
- the nuoL gene encoding NADH-quinone oxidoreductase subunit L, whose translation MAGIFDFAPAIVLLPFFSFVIALFAGRYMPKGGALAGIAATGGSLLLSIGVALQVAGGGAYNQTLYTWAEGLDAVDLTFGLLLDPLSAMMLVIVSLVAFLVHLFSLGYMNDEGETGLPRYYAALGLFSASMLGFVVSDNLLMAFMFFELVGLCSYLLIGFWFREAGPPSAAKKAFLVTRFGDYFFLVGVVAVFATFGTAAFAGEGSFPVLAEQAIAGEASVNTLGFAPQTWFTVVGLLVLGGVIGKSAQFPLHTWLPDAMEGPTPVSALIHAATMVAAGVYLVARMYGFYAVSPTALAVIALVGGFTALVAATMGVVKREIKQVLAYSTISQYGYIMLGLGAGGYVAATFHLMTHAFFKALLFLGAGSVIIAMHHNENMWDMGGLKEKMPVTYYTFLAGSLALAGIFPFSGFWSKDEVLYETLIHGLGGSPILLAAYAMGLLAVFFTGFYTFRMVFLTFHGKPRSETARDPHGVRWNVKVPLVVLGTLAAVTGVVNMVPVEKLLGIGGIDFLHQWLDGGFESLTAHHYGDVLPYSSAYIGGEAATVAIGAAVSLGLALAGALLAYTLYNVPEPVEHTDKLGGIKTLLYNNYYQDEYQVWLAEDVVRPIARVADKFDQGVVDGVVNGVSSVSLMTGSRMRRIQTGVVSNYAVLLTLGLTALLVVFGLMGGWFA comes from the coding sequence ATGGCAGGAATATTCGACTTCGCGCCGGCCATCGTCCTCTTGCCGTTCTTCTCGTTCGTCATCGCCCTCTTCGCTGGGCGATACATGCCGAAGGGCGGGGCGCTGGCGGGCATCGCGGCGACCGGCGGATCGCTTCTCCTGTCCATCGGTGTGGCCTTACAGGTCGCCGGTGGCGGGGCGTACAATCAGACGCTCTACACGTGGGCCGAAGGGCTCGATGCGGTCGACCTGACGTTCGGACTCCTCCTCGACCCGCTGAGCGCGATGATGCTCGTCATCGTCTCGCTCGTGGCGTTCCTCGTCCACCTCTTCTCGCTGGGGTATATGAACGACGAGGGCGAGACCGGACTCCCTCGGTACTACGCCGCGCTCGGCCTCTTCAGCGCGAGTATGCTCGGCTTCGTCGTCAGCGACAACCTGCTGATGGCGTTCATGTTCTTCGAGCTGGTGGGGCTGTGTTCGTACCTGCTCATCGGCTTCTGGTTCCGCGAGGCCGGCCCGCCGTCGGCGGCGAAGAAGGCGTTCTTGGTCACCCGGTTCGGTGACTACTTCTTCCTCGTCGGTGTCGTCGCCGTCTTCGCGACGTTCGGGACCGCCGCGTTCGCGGGCGAGGGGTCGTTCCCCGTCCTCGCCGAACAGGCCATCGCGGGCGAGGCGAGCGTCAACACGCTCGGCTTCGCGCCGCAGACGTGGTTCACCGTCGTCGGCCTGCTCGTCCTCGGCGGCGTCATCGGGAAGTCCGCGCAGTTCCCGCTGCACACCTGGCTCCCCGACGCGATGGAGGGCCCGACGCCCGTCTCCGCGCTCATCCACGCCGCGACGATGGTCGCAGCCGGCGTCTATCTCGTCGCGCGGATGTACGGCTTCTACGCCGTCTCGCCCACCGCCTTGGCGGTCATCGCCCTCGTCGGTGGGTTCACCGCCCTCGTCGCCGCGACGATGGGCGTCGTCAAGCGCGAGATCAAGCAGGTGCTCGCGTACTCGACCATCTCCCAGTACGGCTACATCATGCTCGGCCTGGGCGCGGGCGGCTACGTCGCCGCGACCTTCCACCTGATGACCCACGCGTTCTTCAAGGCGCTGCTCTTCTTGGGTGCGGGGTCGGTCATCATCGCGATGCACCACAACGAGAACATGTGGGACATGGGCGGACTCAAAGAGAAGATGCCCGTGACCTACTACACGTTCCTCGCGGGGTCGCTCGCGCTCGCGGGCATCTTCCCGTTCTCGGGCTTCTGGTCGAAAGACGAGGTGCTCTACGAGACGCTCATCCACGGTCTGGGTGGCTCGCCCATCCTGCTCGCCGCCTACGCGATGGGGCTGTTAGCCGTCTTCTTCACCGGCTTCTACACCTTCCGGATGGTGTTCCTCACCTTCCACGGGAAGCCGCGGTCGGAGACGGCGCGTGATCCCCACGGCGTGCGGTGGAACGTGAAGGTCCCGCTCGTGGTGCTGGGGACGCTCGCGGCCGTCACGGGCGTCGTCAACATGGTGCCGGTGGAGAAGCTCCTCGGCATCGGCGGCATCGACTTCCTCCACCAGTGGCTCGACGGCGGCTTCGAGTCGCTCACGGCCCACCACTACGGGGACGTCCTGCCCTACAGTTCGGCGTACATCGGCGGCGAGGCGGCGACCGTCGCCATCGGCGCGGCCGTCTCGCTTGGCCTCGCCCTCGCGGGTGCGCTGCTCGCGTACACGCTGTACAACGTCCCCGAGCCGGTCGAACACACCGACAAGCTCGGCGGCATCAAGACGCTGCTGTACAACAACTACTACCAGGACGAGTACCAGGTCTGGCTCGCTGAGGACGTCGTCCGGCCCATCGCTCGGGTCGCCGACAAGTTCGACCAGGGCGTCGTCGACGGCGTCGTCAACGGCGTCTCCTCCGTCAGCCTCATGACCGGCTCGCGGATGCGCCGCATCCAGACGGGTGTCGTCTCGAACTACGCGGTGCTCTTGACACTCGGGCTGACGGCGCTCTTGGTAGTGTTCGGTCTGATGGGAGGTTGGTTCGCATGA
- a CDS encoding NADH-quinone oxidoreductase subunit D yields the protein MSLEEPADSTPELVEESLPTTGDELEELLGEHVLKRDDHLNAPGFEIRPDAVQDVLSTLKQEAGFDHLSCVTAQEYEDRYESIYHLTSYDDRTREASVVVPTAKDAPKSQTAEPVFRTADWHEREAYDLVGIEYEGHPDLRRILLPETWQGHPLGLDYDQDRPQIVTLKEHANPLQEDHADDEGNTMFVNIGPHHPATHGVLHVKTTLDGEQIADLESDIGYLHRCEEQLCQQGTYRYQIMPYPDRWDYISAGLLNEWAYARAAEDMADIEVPEYAQIIRTLGAEVCRIASHMLAVGTFALDVYGDFTAIFMYAVRDREKAQNILEDLTGQRLMFNYFRLGGVVWDLPEPREDFFDKIRTFLDELPEALEEYHDMISANEILQVRTVGTGVLPPEVAKSYGATGPVARGSGVDYDLRRDDPYGYYDELDWDVVTEDGCDNFSRLLVRLREVEESAKIIEQCVDLLEDWPEEERNIQANVPRTIRPDDDTEIYRAVEGAKGELGIYMRADGTDKPARFKIRSPCFSNLQTLPEMSEGEYIPDMIASLGSLDIVLGEVDR from the coding sequence ATGAGTCTCGAAGAGCCCGCCGACTCGACGCCAGAACTCGTCGAGGAGTCCCTTCCGACCACGGGCGACGAGCTCGAGGAACTGCTGGGCGAGCACGTCCTCAAGCGTGACGACCACCTGAACGCGCCCGGCTTCGAGATTCGCCCCGACGCCGTCCAGGACGTCCTCTCGACGCTCAAGCAGGAGGCCGGCTTCGACCACCTCTCGTGTGTCACCGCACAGGAGTACGAGGACCGCTACGAGTCCATCTACCACCTCACCTCCTACGACGACCGCACGCGGGAGGCGAGCGTCGTCGTCCCCACCGCCAAGGACGCCCCCAAGAGCCAGACGGCCGAGCCGGTGTTCCGGACCGCCGACTGGCACGAACGCGAAGCGTACGACCTGGTCGGTATCGAGTACGAGGGTCACCCCGACCTCCGACGCATCCTCCTCCCCGAGACGTGGCAGGGTCACCCCCTCGGCCTCGACTACGACCAGGACCGCCCGCAGATCGTCACCCTCAAAGAGCACGCCAACCCGCTGCAGGAAGACCACGCCGACGACGAGGGCAACACGATGTTCGTCAACATCGGCCCGCACCACCCGGCGACCCACGGCGTGCTTCACGTGAAGACGACGCTCGACGGCGAGCAGATCGCCGACCTCGAGTCCGACATCGGCTACCTCCACCGCTGTGAAGAGCAGCTGTGCCAGCAGGGGACCTACCGCTATCAGATCATGCCGTACCCCGACCGCTGGGACTACATCTCGGCGGGGCTGCTCAACGAGTGGGCGTACGCGCGCGCGGCCGAAGACATGGCCGACATCGAGGTGCCCGAGTACGCACAGATCATCCGGACCCTGGGTGCGGAGGTCTGCCGCATCGCCTCGCACATGCTCGCCGTCGGGACGTTCGCGCTGGACGTCTACGGCGACTTCACGGCCATCTTCATGTACGCGGTCCGCGACCGCGAGAAGGCCCAGAACATCCTGGAAGACCTCACCGGACAGCGGCTGATGTTCAACTACTTCCGGTTAGGGGGAGTGGTCTGGGACCTCCCCGAACCCCGCGAGGACTTCTTCGACAAGATTCGGACGTTCCTCGACGAACTCCCCGAGGCACTCGAGGAGTACCACGACATGATCTCGGCGAACGAGATTCTGCAGGTCCGCACCGTCGGGACCGGCGTCTTACCGCCGGAGGTCGCCAAGTCCTACGGCGCGACCGGGCCGGTCGCCCGCGGGTCGGGCGTCGACTACGACCTCCGTCGGGACGACCCCTACGGCTACTACGACGAACTCGACTGGGACGTCGTCACCGAGGACGGCTGCGACAACTTCTCGCGCCTGCTCGTGCGCCTGCGCGAGGTCGAGGAGTCGGCGAAGATCATCGAACAGTGCGTCGACCTGCTCGAGGACTGGCCCGAAGAGGAGCGGAACATCCAGGCGAACGTGCCCCGGACCATCCGCCCGGACGACGACACGGAGATCTACCGGGCGGTCGAGGGGGCGAAGGGCGAACTCGGCATCTACATGCGCGCCGACGGGACGGACAAGCCCGCCCGATTCAAGATCCGCTCGCCGTGCTTCTCGAACCTCCAGACGCTCCCCGAGATGAGTGAGGGAGAGTACATCCCCGACATGATCGCCTCGCTCGGCAGCCTCGACATCGTGCTCGGTGAGGTGGATCGCTGA
- a CDS encoding NuoI/complex I 23 kDa subunit family protein: MIGILKGMAVTMKHALDGQTFTVEYPEAEPEVSPRFRGVHKFSQERCIWCRQCENVCPNDTIQIVTDDKRNGEQYNLHIGQCIYCRLCEEVCPVDAILLTQNFEFTADTKNDFVYNKEQLKNVPWYKGMDPLNERNPDRNAWVGESDGEVDYQ, encoded by the coding sequence ATGATTGGAATACTCAAAGGAATGGCAGTAACGATGAAACACGCACTCGACGGTCAGACGTTCACCGTCGAGTACCCCGAAGCGGAACCCGAGGTGAGCCCGCGGTTCAGAGGGGTTCACAAGTTCTCACAGGAGCGGTGTATCTGGTGCCGCCAGTGTGAGAACGTCTGTCCGAACGACACCATCCAGATCGTCACGGACGACAAGCGCAACGGGGAGCAGTACAACCTCCACATCGGGCAGTGTATCTACTGCCGGCTCTGTGAGGAGGTCTGTCCCGTCGACGCCATCCTGCTCACGCAGAACTTCGAGTTCACCGCGGACACGAAGAACGACTTCGTCTACAACAAAGAACAGCTCAAGAACGTTCCCTGGTACAAAGGGATGGACCCGCTCAACGAGCGCAACCCCGACCGCAACGCGTGGGTCGGTGAGAGCGACGGCGAGGTCGACTACCAGTAA
- a CDS encoding NADH-quinone oxidoreductase subunit A produces MNDWIAIGALGLVGIGLPLGMMAASAILRPTVPEQGKSATYESGEVPTGTARVQFNIQYYMVALLFVIFDIETVLILPWTVIYRSALEQGASLATVLLPMLIFIGVLVVGLVWAWRNGAVRWVKSPRASRRKTERQDA; encoded by the coding sequence ATGAACGATTGGATAGCAATCGGCGCGTTGGGCCTCGTCGGAATCGGCCTCCCCCTGGGGATGATGGCCGCTTCGGCGATTCTGCGCCCGACCGTGCCGGAACAAGGCAAGAGCGCCACCTACGAGAGCGGTGAGGTGCCGACAGGGACGGCGCGCGTCCAGTTCAACATTCAGTACTACATGGTCGCGCTGCTGTTCGTCATCTTCGACATCGAAACCGTTCTCATCCTCCCGTGGACCGTCATCTACCGGTCCGCGCTCGAACAGGGCGCGAGCCTGGCGACCGTGTTGCTGCCGATGCTGATATTCATCGGCGTGCTGGTCGTCGGCCTCGTGTGGGCGTGGCGTAACGGCGCCGTCAGGTGGGTCAAGAGCCCGCGTGCGAGCCGCCGGAAGACAGAGAGACAAGACGCATGA
- a CDS encoding 5-(carboxyamino)imidazole ribonucleotide synthase, translated as MTLDSAPTLPGPTLGVVGGGQLGRMLAEAAAPLGVSVVVLDPTPECPASVAADQVVGSFDDPEGVADLAARCDVLTYEIELADPDLLDEVSRAHDVPVHPSPDTLRVIEDKFHQNRMLSDANVPVAPFRRVESVADLESAVDEFDGVMLKARRGGYDGRGNVPVPTPADAADALDQLEGMVMAEAFVDFDRELSVIGCVGDDEIRTFPVGENVHEEEILRETVVPARTTDAVADRAQRVARDVLAELAGRGVYGIELFEVDGNILVNEIAPRPHNSGHWSIEGAVTSQFEQHVRAVLGWPLGSTRLRAPTVSANVLGTVDAPRPARLGNVDAVLAAPGAALHWYGKHEVRPLRKMGHVTLVGDAGEGDGVDDTETLLSRARETRDSLTFH; from the coding sequence GTGACACTCGACTCCGCCCCCACCCTCCCCGGGCCGACCCTCGGCGTCGTCGGCGGCGGCCAGCTCGGCCGGATGCTGGCCGAGGCCGCGGCTCCGCTCGGCGTCAGCGTGGTCGTGCTCGACCCGACCCCCGAGTGCCCCGCGTCGGTCGCTGCCGACCAGGTCGTCGGCTCCTTCGACGACCCCGAGGGGGTCGCCGACCTCGCCGCGCGGTGTGACGTCCTCACCTACGAGATCGAACTCGCCGACCCGGACCTCCTCGACGAGGTGAGCCGAGCACACGACGTCCCGGTCCACCCCTCGCCCGACACGCTCCGCGTCATCGAGGACAAGTTCCACCAGAACCGGATGCTCTCGGACGCGAACGTCCCCGTCGCGCCGTTCCGCCGCGTCGAGAGCGTCGCCGACCTCGAATCGGCCGTCGACGAGTTCGACGGCGTCATGCTCAAGGCACGCCGCGGCGGCTACGACGGCCGCGGGAACGTGCCCGTGCCGACGCCGGCCGACGCCGCCGACGCGCTCGACCAGCTCGAGGGGATGGTCATGGCCGAGGCGTTCGTCGACTTCGACCGCGAACTCTCGGTCATCGGCTGTGTCGGCGACGACGAGATCCGAACGTTCCCCGTCGGCGAGAACGTCCACGAGGAGGAGATACTCAGAGAGACCGTCGTCCCGGCACGGACGACGGACGCGGTGGCCGACCGCGCACAGCGTGTCGCCCGCGACGTCCTCGCCGAACTCGCGGGCCGCGGCGTCTACGGCATCGAACTGTTCGAGGTCGACGGCAACATCCTCGTGAACGAGATCGCCCCGCGTCCGCACAACTCGGGCCACTGGAGCATCGAGGGTGCCGTCACCTCCCAGTTCGAACAGCACGTCCGTGCCGTGTTGGGGTGGCCGCTCGGGTCGACTCGACTGCGCGCGCCGACGGTGTCGGCGAACGTCCTCGGGACCGTCGACGCGCCACGGCCGGCGCGCCTCGGTAACGTCGACGCCGTTCTCGCCGCACCCGGCGCAGCGCTGCACTGGTACGGGAAACACGAGGTCCGTCCGCTGCGGAAGATGGGCCACGTGACGCTCGTGGGCGACGCCGGCGAGGGAGACGGCGTCGACGACACGGAGACGCTCCTCTCGCGCGCGAGAGAGACACGCGACAGCCTGACGTTTCACTGA